A window of Ictidomys tridecemlineatus isolate mIctTri1 chromosome 1, mIctTri1.hap1, whole genome shotgun sequence contains these coding sequences:
- the Nipal4 gene encoding magnesium transporter NIPA4: protein MELRAGNASCENGSLISLYCSSQEVLCQIVGGLSHEVPNNATFDSWQERIRKNYGFYIGLGLTFVSSFLIGSSVILKKKGLLRLVATGATRAVDGGYGYLKDLMWWAGFLTMAAGEVANFGAYAFAPATVVTPLGSLSVLISAILSSYFLGERLNLLGKLGCVICVAGSTVMVIHAPEEEKVNTVVEMASKLKDTGFIVFAVLLLVSCLILIFIVAPRYGQRNILIYITICSVIGAFSVTAVKGLGITVKNFFQGLPVVRHPLPYILSLILALSLSTQVNFLNRALDIFNTSLVFPIYYVFFTTVVVTSSVILFKEWYSMSAVDIVGTLSGFATIILGVFMLHAFKDLEVSWANLPRTHRNPTPPSPAPEPRVIRLEDKNVLVDNIELAGTPSPVEKPKVFIIHS, encoded by the exons ATGGAGCTGCGGGCCGGCAACGCCAGCTGTGAGAACG GTTCCCTGATCAGTCTCTACTGCTCCTCCCAAGAAGTCCTGTGTCAGATCGTCGGTGGCCTCAGCCATGAGGTGCCTAACAATGCCACCTTTGACAGTTGGCAGGAGAGGATCAGAAAGAACTATGGCTTCTACATTGGCCTGGGCCTGACCTTTGTGTCCAGCTTCCTCATCGGCAGCAGTGTCATCCTCAAGAAGAAAGGCCTCCTGCGACTTGTGGCCACAGGGGCCACTCGGGCTG TGGACGGGGGCTATGGCTACCTGAAGGACTTGATGTGGTGGGCTGGATTTCTCACCA tGGCTGCTGGAGAAGTTGCCAACTTTGGGGCCTATGCATTTGCACCTGCAACAGTTGTCACACCGCTGGGATCCCTGAGCGTCCTCATAAG TGCCATCCTCTCCTCCTATTTCCTGGGAGAGCGTCTGAACCTGCTGGGGAAGCTGGGCTGTGTGATCTGCGTGGCCGGCAGCACAGTGATGGTGATACacgcccctgaggaagagaaggtCAATACCGTGGTGGAGATGGCTTCCAAGCTAAAAGACACAG GGTTCATCGTGTTTGCTGTGCTTCTGCTGGTGTCCTGCCTCATCCTCATCTTCATCGTCGCCCCGCGTTATGGGCAAAGGAACATCCTCATCTACATCACCATCTGCTCCGTGATCGGAGCCTTCTCGGTGACTGCCGTCAAGGGTCTGGGCATCACCGTCAAGAACTTCTTCCAGGGGTTGCCCGTCGTCCGGCACCCCCTCCCCTACATCTTGTCCCTCATCCTGGCTCTGTCCCTCAGCACTCAGGTCAACTTCCTCAACAGGGCCCTGGACATCTTCAACACCTCCCTGGTGTTCCCCATCTACTACGTGTTCTTCACCACGGTGGTGGTGACCTCCTCGGTCATCCTCTTCAAGGAGTGGTACAGCATGTCTGCCGTGGACATCGTGGGCACCCTCTCTGGCTTTGCCACCATCATCTTGGGTGTGTTCATGCTCCACGCTTTCAAAGACTTGGAAGTCAGCTGGGCCAATTTGCCCCGCACGCACAGAAACCCTACGCCCCCATCGCCTGCCCCGGAGCCCAGGGTTATTAGACTGGAAGATAAGAATGTCCTTGTGGACAATATAGAGCTTGCCGGCACTCCGTCACCAGTGGAGAAGCCCAAAGTATTTATAATCCATTCTTAA